One Aphelocoma coerulescens isolate FSJ_1873_10779 chromosome 4A, UR_Acoe_1.0, whole genome shotgun sequence DNA window includes the following coding sequences:
- the LOC138110400 gene encoding uncharacterized protein yields the protein MEAQDASPLNCGAANVAAAAEPKGKAGCAPPHCPHTPTSCSAGMGSSGVVGSCGSASQPGAGSAASPACGGGGVFSDISPSHASETDEPALLRHVNSISSLNKPCQARSNSGTDQSPDGNSQNRADLSSCHHPKSRAVSEFGKNPCLIAQSNTSRNEFSETEVSFEQQTPLQPGNTESVFKPLFAILSVPSDVPVQGGETTVHL from the coding sequence ATGGAGGCCCAAGACGCGAGCCCACTAAACTGCGGTGCTGCAAACGTGGCGGCCGCTGCTGAACCAAAAGGCAAGGCGGGCTGCGCGCCACCCCACTGCCCACACACCCCCACCAGTTGCTCTGCCGGCATGGGGTCCTCGGGGGTCGTGGGGTCCTGCGGCAGCGCATCACAACCCGGTGCAGGCTCCGCGGCATCCCCCGCCTGTGGAGGCGGGGGGGTTTTTTCAGATATCTCTCCATCACATGCCTCTGAAACAGacgagccagctctgctgcgaCATGTAAACTCTATCAGCAGTTTGAACAAACCCTGCCAAGCACGTAGTAATTCCGGCACTGACCAATCCCCAGACGGGAATTCGCAAAATAGAGCAGACCTGAGCTCCTGCCACCACCCAAAGTCCAGGGCGGTCTCCGAGTTCGGTAAGAATCCATGCCTGATAGCTCAGTCTAATACCTCACGGAATGAGTTCTCAGAAACAGAGGTGTCCTTTGAACAGCAAACACCCCTCCAGCCTGGTAACACAGAGTCCGTTTTTAAACCGCTGTTCGCCATTCTCTCAGTCCCGTCGGACGTCCCGGTCCAGGGCGGGGAAACAACAGTGCACCTCTAG